ATCGAGGCCCAGCCGAACAAAACCAGCGAAAATAAGACGACCACCGCAAGTGACAATCCCGCCGACGGAAGCCCGGCCGTGTTCGGCGTTCCCATCGCGTGTCGAATGAGCGCCATCGAATAGGTCAACGGATTCGCCGCCAAGATCCACTTCATCCACGTGGGCGCCCCCGATGCCGGGAAGACGGCTCCGGACGCCAGCCAAAGAGGCATCAGGAAAAGGTTCATAATCGAGTGAAACCCCTGGATCGACTCCATCCGCCAGGCCAACAAGAAGCCGAGGGTCGAAAGGCCGAAGCTGACCAGCGTCAAAACCACCATCAGAACGACGAGAGTGGACACGCTAAGCGGAATGCCCGCCAACGGAGCCAGAATGAGAAAGATAAGTCCCTGCATGACGGAAAGAATGCAGGCTCCAAACGTCTTTCCCAACACGATGCTCCCCCGAGAGACCGGCGCCACCAAAACCCCTTGGAGAAAGCCTTCCCGGCGGTCCTCAATAATCGAAATCGTCGAGAAGATCGACGTGAACAACAAAATCATCAAAAGCGAACCGGGGTAGAAATATTCCCGGTATCCGCCTTTCGCTCCGGCCGCTCCACCGCCGAACGACCAATCGATCCCGGATCCGATGACCAGCCAAAATACCAAGGGAGTGAGGAGCGCACCCACGACGCGGCTCCGCTGCCGGTAAAAGCGAATAATCTCGCGCCACGTCAAAGAGAGGGAAGGAAGGAAAAGCGACATCATGCCCGATTCTCCGCCAGAGATTCCCAAAATCGGTCCCCCGTTTCATGCACGAACACGTCCTCCAGCGTCGGTTTTCGAAGCGTGACCGCCGAAATATCCGTCCGAAACTCGTTGACGACGTCGACCAGAAATTGCGTAGCCTGCGGATGTTCGATCCGAACGCAACCGTCGATGACCGTCGGCTCCACGGAAAATCGTTTGGCGATCCGGCCGGCCAATTGAGCCGCGTTTCCCGCGTCTAGTGAGATCACATCCCCTCGAACTTTGCGTTTGAGTTCGTCCGGCGTACCCACGGAGACGACCCTTCCATGGTGAAGAATCGCAATCCGGTCGCAACCATCGGCTTCCTCCATGATATGTGTCGTCAAAAGAACGGTGACGTCGCCCTCTTTTCGAAGCTGCTCCAGCATCTTCCAGACCTCCCGGCGAGCGGCGGGATCGAGGCCGGTGGACGGTTCGTCCAAGAGCAAAAGGCGCGGAGTGTGCAGCAACGCTTTGGCGATTTCGACTCGGCGTTTAAGCCCGCCGGAAAGAGAGGATGCTGTATCGTTCGCGCGGTCGATTAACCCGAATCTATTCAGAAGATCGTCCGCCCGTTGCCGAAGCGATCTCCCATGCATGCCGTACAGATGCCCCTGATGCGCAAGATTCTCCCGAACTGTGAGCCGGGCGTCCAAGCTCGGATTCTGAAAGACCACGCCGATCTCCTTTCGCGCGAGGTTCGGTTCCTTCGCCACGTCCCGGCCGAAGATCCGAGCCGTTCCCGAAGTCGGCGAAATCAGCGTCGATAAAATGCGAAAGAGTGTCGTCTTCCCGCCGCCGTTCGGGCCCAGGAAACCGAAGCTCTCTCCGCGACTTACGGAAAGTGATACGCCGTTCAAGGCTATACGCGTTCCGTACGAATGCGTGAGATCGATCGTCTCGACGGCCGGAAGGTTAAAATTCGTCTGTTTCATGGCCGGCTACTGTTTATCCGCCGCCATCAGAGCCAGGAGAAAGGGAAGATAGACCACGGAAGAAATCAGGACTCGTCGCGCACACGCCACCGACCGTTCGCGCGCCAAGACGAGGCAATGAGAGAAAAAAATGACGCCCAAGATGCTGGCTCCCGCCAGATAAATCAGGCCGGAGAGTCCCAACCAGGTCGGCAAAAGCGCGATCGTTACCGTGGCTATGCTAAAGAGCAACGTCTGTCGCGCCGTTCTTTGTCCGGACGGATCCACGACCGGCAGAACGGCAAGCTTTGCCCGGGCATAGTCGTCGCGGTAAAGCCAGGCGATCGAAAAAAAATGCGGGAGCTGCCAGAAAAAGAGAATGCCGAACAAAATCCACGCGCCAATACTGAGGGATCCGCTTCCCGCCACCCATCCGATCAAAGCCGGGATCGCACCCGGGATGGCTCCGATGATCGTACAAAGCTGTGTCACCGGTTTGAGCGGCGTGTAGACGAAGAGGTAGGAAACAAGCGTGATGGCGGCAAGGACCGCAGCCTTCGAGCTCACTTGCGTGTAATAGAGCGAAAGTCCCAGCACGCATAATGCAATCCCAAAACCAGCTCCCTGAACCATGCTCAGGCGTCCTGTAGGGAGAGGCCTCCCCGCCGTCCGTTTCATCAGACCGTCGATTCTTCGCTCCAAGACCTGGTTCAGCGTTCCGGCTCCGGCACTTGCGAGCGCCGTGGCGGCCACCGTCCAGATGAAATGACCTGCATGCATCGAGCCGGAGGAAGCGAGGTAATACCCCACCGATGTCGTAACACAGACAAGAAACGTCACCCTCGGTTTGGTCAAAATGTAATAGTCATGTCCGGACGAGAACAATTGCCGCCAGGACGCCCGACGTAAAGCGAAGCGTCGAACCGCCGTCATCGCCAGAACCACAGCCGTGGCGAGAATCGATGCGCCGGTGGCTACATGCGCCGTCGCCGGGATAGCGGCCTTTTCCATCCAAATCGTGATTCCGCCGAGAATGATCTGCGCCGCCGTCAAAGCAAGCAGGATCGACGCCGGAAGAATCAGCGATCGGACGCCGGAGTACCGTCGCTTCACGTGAACAAATATTAAGAGAGCCAACAGGAAAACCACCGCACCCCAGACTCGGTGCGCAAAGTGAATCGCGATCGGCAGATCAAATTGCGGAGGCAGGAGATGCCCGAACGAAAGCGGAAAGTCGGGTATCGCGAGGCCCGCTTGGATGTGGCGCATAACAGCGCCCAATATCAACTGAAGATAAATCGCGGACGCCGTCATTATGGAAAGCGCGGAGATCGCCGCACTCTCGTTTTCGCGGGAAAGGCTTTTCCAGCGCGGCGACGTCAAAACCGCAATCGCGACAACGATGCAAAAAAAGGTTTGCCCCAAACACGCGTGCCCTACCGAAATCGGAGCGGGCAACAGGAAAAGCACCGTCAAACCGCCCAGCACACCCTGAAGGATAACGGCCGCCAAGGCGATCCATCCCAGCGTTCGGACGGAGCGACGTTCTTTCCACGCAAGCCAAAACGCCAGAAGGACGGTGAAAAACCCGACGCCGGCGGCCACCATTCGATGGCCGTGCTCGTAAAAGATACCTCCCACCATGGGGGGAAACCATTGGCCGTACGAAAGAGGCCAGTCCGGAACGGCTAACCCCGAACCGGTGCTGGTGACAAGTCCGCCTGCTACAATGAGAAACAGCGTGGCGCACGCCGTAAACACGGCATATCGATGTACCCACGCTGTCTTCATTTCAACTCTCTTTAGATTCCTGAGCCCTGCAGAATGAATTTGGGTAGCACGACGGAACCCCCCGAGACCACGCGCAGGTACGAGCATGGTCTCGTGGGGTTCCGTCGTGACCGGAGCCCGAATTCATTAGGCGTCAGCTCAGTGATTATTCAGCTTTCGCGGCCTCGGCGCCGGTCGATTCAAAAGTGAAATCGATCGTGGCCGGCTTGCCTACTTCGACCGTGATCGACATGTCTTTTGTGCCGTACTTCTCGTGCCATGCCGTGACCGTGTACTTTCCAACGGGAAGATCTTTAATCTCGAACGCTCCTTCATCGTTGGTCACGCTGTAATAAGGATGGTCGAGGACCCCGACGTACGCCTTCATCCAGGGATGAACGTCGCATTTGATCGGAACCATGATTTCCGGCTTTTCAAATTTCCGTGTGATCTTCATGTCTTTCACCGGCATACCCGCGTTGAATTGCTTGCTCGCTTTCGGCATCGCGTGGACGTTGTGAAGCGTGGGGTCGCTGTTGAGAATATTCAACGGCTGATTCACCATCATGCCGAAAACGTGAGGTGCGTACTGGCAACCGCGCTGATCGAACGTGACAGCCGTGGTCGACGCCGTGAAACTCTTTCCCGTGAGACCATCTTTGACGTACACGAACGCGTTCTTCAGCGTCCCGTTCTTGTTCACGATGACGTAATCCGTCATCACGGCTTTTGCATGCAACTTCATGCAGTTCGGGTCCGCATTCATTTTGATCGGCTTCGCGGCCGGCGGCGTCCCCTTGAAATTCACTTTGCCGGAAACGGTCGCTGCCGCGAAACTGTTCATCGAAACAAGCAGAGCCACAACCGGCGCTGCGATATGCCAAAATCTCATCGAAATCCTCCTCGTAAGGCTCAAAATTTGATTGAAATCATTCGGTATTTTCCGAACGCGCGGGCACTATAGAGCAAGTGGTCCCAAAATCAAGCTCCGGTAACCCGAGTATAGGCGCGGCCACGTTCTCCGCGGCTCTCCGATTGGATGTCCTCTCGATCTGTTCAGAGACGCCTCTCGACGTGGCGATCATCGGCGGAGGAATTACCGGTGCCGGCTGTCTCCGAGATGCGGCGATGCGGAGCCTTCGCGCCGCTCTTTTCGAACGAGAAGATTTCGCCGTCGGAACTTCGAGCCGATCGTCCAAACTGATTCATGGTGGCCTTCGCTATCTCGAGACTTTCGACTGGGGTCTTGTTTTCGAAGCCAGTCGTGAACGGAAGATCCTACTGAAAACCGCCTCTCCGTGGGTTCAGCCTCTCCCCTTCTTGGTTCCGGTTTACCGGGGACATCGATGGGGCCTTCCCGCGGTCGCTGCAGGAGTCTGGCTATACGACCTGTTATCTGCGTTCCGAAACGTCGGGCACCCTTCCATTTATTCCCGAGGAAAAACCCGCCAACTCGAACCGGAGCTCCGAAGGGAAGGATTGATCGGCTCCGTTCTCTATTATGACGCCGCCGTCCACGACACGGCGTTGACTCTTGCCAACGTCCGTTCGGGTTGGGATCAGGGAGGTCTGGCGTGCAATCACGCCGAAGTGACCCGTTTTTTGGAGGAGAACGAACGGGTGACCGGAGTCGTCGTTCGGGATCGCCTGTCGGGCAAGTCCTTCGACATTCGCGCGCGCTGGGTCGTGAACGCCACCGGCCCCTGGTCCGATCTGACGCGGGCAAAACTAAACCCGTCGCTCAAGAAACGACTGAGACTCACGAAGGGCGTGCACATCATCTTGGCTCCCCGGCGCTTATCCCGCCGTCGGGCGATGCTCCTGCTGGCGCCGAGCGACGGACGGGTGACATTCGTGATTCCGTGGTGTGGATCGACGCTCGTAGGAACCACCGAAACCGATTTCGAAGGAGACCCGGCGACCGTTTGTCCAGGCAGAACCGACGTCGACTACCTCCTCGACACCGCGAACTACTACTTCCCGAACGAAAAACTGCTCCGGGCAGACATTGTCAGCGTGTTTGCGGGACTCCGTCCCCTTCTGCAGGATGAACATAATCTCCCGTCCAAGGTTTCGCGCGAGCACCACCTTTTCTCGGACCGGCCCGGACTGCTCACCATCGCGGGAGGGAAATACACCACGTATCGGCGAATGGCCGAAGAGACCGTAGATTGGCTTGCGGCCCATACGCCCGAGTGGCGTAGTCGACTGAACCCGTGCCGGACTGCGGAGGACTCGATTCGGCCCACCTCCCCCGCATCGGCTCTCGATTTGTTCGTTTCCCCTCCGCCCGATGAATTCCGCAGTATTGCACTCCACGCCATCGAACGAGAAATGGCCGCCACGGTCAGCGACGTCCTTGGCCGCCGGCTTTCGCTCCTGCTCCTCGATCGTCAACATGGCAGCGGCGCGGTTGAAAATGTCGCTCAGATTTTGAGAGAACGGCTCGGCTGGACATCCGACGAAGCGGCTCGCCAAGTCCGGGAGTATCGGGAATTAATCCGTTTGGCCCGAAGCGGACTCGATTAGCCCAACTTCGTCACATTTGAGGAGATAATGCTGGAGAGCCTTTGATTCCGCGGGACGCCGTCCGATCGGCATTACGCGCCGATCGGCGGCTCGGCTCTCGGGAGTCTCATCGTTATACCCATGGATGAGACTCCCTCCGAGACGCCCGCGTCACCAAAGGCTCCCCCTCATTCCCTCCACAACGCATTACGAAATGGGGCCGCAGATCTTGAATCAGAGCGGAAACCTTTCGGTGGGTCCGTAAGCCAAGCGAGTCTCTTCGCCTTATCGCAACGCTGTTTCCAAAATTCCAGAGCCTACCCACGAATGTGTATTGATGTAGCGTTACGGGTGGCGAGGCGGGGGTCCCCATTGCGAGCGCCGCCGAGCAATGGGGGTGCACGCCGAGACCGGAGCCCGTAACGCTACGTCTACAAATAACTCTCTTGGCTTACTACGAAACGGAATAGACACCTGGCGCGAGGTATTCTATAGACGGCGAATTGAGCCATGTTTGATTTTTCCCAAAACCGTTCGTTCGACATCGTCGGTATCGGAAGAAATTCCTGGGATCGCTTGGCGGTGGTTCCCACCTATCCCGTGCCGAACACGAAGTCCGAGGTTCTCACGTTGGACAACCAACCGGGAGGGCAGGTCGCCACGACGATCGTGGCCGCCGCGCGACTAGGGGCGAAGACGCGATACCTGGGAAAATTCGGTGACGATGCCGGGGGTCGCGCCGTCCGCGGAGCGTTGGTTCGCGAGGGGATCGATCTTTCGGAATCCAAAGTCATTCCGGGCGTCTCCAACCAATCGGCGTTCATCGTCGTGGACAAAAAGAATAAAACGCGCACGGTGTTCAGCTATCTGGATGCACGCCTGGCGATCAACTCGGACGATTTCGCCCACGAGGCGATCACCAGCGGAAAAATCCTTTTCCTCGGCGGGCGGCGGCCGGAGACCGTCATCCCTTTTGCTCAGATGGGGCGCGAAGCCGGTTGTATCGTCGCCATCGACGCCGACACCATCTCGCACGACACTGCCGAAATGATCTCTCACGCGCATATTACCGTCAGCCCAGAAGAGGTGATTCTCCTTTTCACCGGAGAGCGCACGGTCGAAAAGGCCCTGAAGGCGATGGCCAAGATGGGTCCCCGTTTCATCTGTTGCACGCGGGGCGAAAAAGGGGCGACGGCCGTGGTCGACGGCGAGATGATGAGCGCCTCGGCCTTTGACATCAGCGTCCGTGACACCACCGGTGCGGGGGACGTCTTTCAAGGGGCCCTTTTGGTCGCGCTTTTGGAAAAGAAGCCTCTTTCCGAAACCCTTCGTCTGTCGAACGCCGCCGCCGCGATCAAATGCAAGACCCTCGGCGGGCAAAGAGGAATTCCCGGCCGTGGAGAGGTCGAAGCGTTTCTCGCATCCCAAAGATAGCGTGGTTTGTACGCGGCCTTGCCCTGCTCCTGGTAACACTTCTTCTCATCCGTGGAGGAATATCCGTGTGGGCTGATCGGTTCATCTTTTTCCCGGAACGCGATTATTTCGAGAAACCGGACGCCTACTCTCTTTCGTACCGGGATGCTTGGATCGAAACTTCCGACCACGTTCGTCTTCACGCGTGGTGGATCGGCGAAGAAAAGCATCGCACCACGGTTCTCTTTTTTCACGGCAATGCCGGAAACATCAGCCACCGGGTCGACCGCATTCACGCATTGGGCGATATCCCCCTTCGGTTTCTCCTTTTGGATTACCGAGGCTATGGCCAAAGTGAAGGGAGCCCTTCGGAAGACGGAATTTACGCGGACGCGTCAGCCGCCTACGGTTACCTGCGAAAAATCGGAGGCCTAGACCCTTCCGAGATCGTTCTTTTCGGGGAATCGCTCGGAGGAGCGGCGGCGGTCGATCTTGCGTCTCGAGAGACGGTAGCGCGCGTCGTCCTGGAGTCGACGTTCACATCGATGAAGGACATGGCCGACGTCGTCATGCCGATGGTTCCGTCGGCCCTTGTTCCGGAGGCCTATAACTCTGTTGAAAAGATTAAGAAAGTTCATGTTCCGATCCACATTTTCCACGGGGATGCGGATGAAATCGTCCCTTTCGACCTTGGACGAAAGCTCTTTGAAGCGGCCAACGAGCCGAAACGATATTTCCCCGTCCGCGGCGCCCACCACAACGACGTCTACATTGTGGGCGGGGAAACCTATCGGCGGCAAATGGTTGCGGCGCTCCTTGGCGAGAACACGAGCCCTTAAATTGATTTTCGCCACATACTTGTCCCCCAGGTGCCTCGATCCATAAATACGATGGCATTCGGTCGTCGCTGCATCCGCGCTCTCGGCACCCGTCTCCTTCGCCGTACTTCCCGGTACGCCTCAGTCTCCGGGCACCGAGAGCGCGGCGCATCGACAACCTCGATGTCTCACCGTATTTATGGACCGAGGCACTCAGTTATGTTTCATTGGCAAGCGCAATGGCTATTCGAGTCGGCATCATGGGCTTTGGCCGGATCGGGCGGAATATTTTCCGCATTCTTCACAGCCAGAATGAAATCGAGATCGTCGCGATCTGCGATCTGGGCGACGCCAAGGCCATGGAGTATCTCCTCAAGTTCGACACGGTCCACGGCCGCTTTCCCGACCCGGTCGTGGCCAAAGGGGATTCTCTTTATGTGAAGGGGAAGCAGATCCGGATGTTCCAGCTCCGCGAACCGGGCGAGGTTCCTTGGGGGGACGTCGGCGCCGACATCGTCGTGGAAGCTTCGGCCAAATACCGCACGCGCGCCTGGCTCGAAAAGCACCTGGCCCGCGGCGCCAAGCGAGTGATCTTGACGGTCCCCCCCACCGACGAACTCGATGCGATCTTAATCCGGGGCGTGAACGATCATGTGCTTTCGCCGAAACACCGCCTCATTTCCACCAGCTCGATCACGGCCAACTGCGTGGCGCTCACGCTCAAAATTCTCCACGAGGCGTTCGGCGTCGAACGAGCTTTTATGACGACGGTTCACGCCTATACCAACGATCAGCGCTTGGCCGACGTTCCGCACACGGACTTGCGCCGATCGCGCGCGGCGGCCGAAAACATCATTCCGACCGAAACGTTCGCCCCCAAAGTCATCGGGAAAGTGCTTCCCGAATTAGACGGCCGTCTGGACGGAATGGCGATGAACGTCCCCGTTCCCGACGGCTCCAACGTCGACCTCGTCACCGAGACCACGCGCGCCGTAACCGTGGAATCGGTCAACGAAATTTTCCGGAGCGCGGCCGGCGGGCCGTACAAAGGAATCGTGGAATTCATGGAAGACCCGATCGTCTCCAGCGACGTCATCGGCGATACCGATTCCGTGGTCTTCGATTCGCTCGCCACGCAGGTCCTCGGCGATCGACTGGTCAAGACGATTTCTTGGTACGACAACGGCTGGGCTTACGCCCAGCGGGTCGTGGAGGTCATTCACGCCATCGCCCAGCTGGGGGGAACGCACTAATGGCCGTTCGTGTGGCCATCAACGGTTTCGGGCGTATCGGCCGGGGTGTCTTTCGGATCGCCGTCGACCGGAAAGATATCGAATTCGTGGCGCTCAACGACGTCACCGAAAATGAAACCCTGGCCTACCTTCTTCGGTATGACACGGTGCATGGGTTGTTCCCCCATCCGGTCAAACTGGAAGATGGCGAGCTCGTCACCGGAGCGCAACGGATGAAGATGCTCACCGAGAGCGATCCCGCCAAACTTCCATGGAAGGAATTCAATGTGGATGTGGTGATCGAATCGACGGGACGATTTCGATCCCGGGCGGAGGTCGAAAAGCATGTTCAGGCAGGCGCCAAGCGAGTCATCTTGACCGTGCCTCCGAAAGACGCTCTCGATGCCATGGTCGTTCTGGGCGTCAACGATCACATCCTCCGTCCCGAGCACAAGCTCGTGTCCAACGCCTCGTGCACGACGAATTGCCTCGCCCCGATCGTCAAAGTTCTGCACGACGCTTTTGGTCTCGAGCGGGGATTCATGACGACCGTGCACGCCTACACGAACGATCAACACCTGTCCGACGTCTTTCACAAGGACTTCCGCCGCGCTCGCGCCGCCAATGAAAACATCATTCCGACCACCACAGGAGCAGCCAAGGCGGTGGGAAAGATCCTGCCCGAACTGAGCGGAAAGCTGGACGGGATGTCGATGCGTGTTCCCATTCCGGATGGATCCATCACCGACTTCGTGGCCGTCCTCAAGAGAAATGTGGCGGTCGCCGAGATCAATGACGCCGTTCGAAACGCCGCCGATGGCCCGATGAAGGGGATCGTTCAGTATTCGACGGAGCCGATCGTTTCGTCCGATATCATCGGCAACTCACACTCCGCGATCTTCGACGCCCCGTTCACGAAGGTCCTGCGCGGAAACTTCGTGAAAACTGTCTCGTGGTACGACAACGAGTGGGGATATTCAAGTCGGTGCGTGGACTTAATTATGCGATTGGCCGCGCTCTAATCGATCAAACCACGTAACGTACTTAGGTTTTCAATGTCTTCGTGCAGATCGTGGGATTTCGGCGTCTCCAATACCATCGGCCGGCCGGAGAATCGAGGATCGTTTAACAACATTCGAAAGGCCTCCAAGCCGATTTCCCCCTTGCCGATATGTTGATGGCGATCGACTCGGCAATCGACACCTTTTTTCGAGTCGTTCAAATGAAACGCTCGAACGTGGTCGAGTCCCACCGTTCGGTTTAGTTCCTTCATTGTCGCCTCGTACCCTTCTTTCGTTCGAAGCTCGTAGCCCGCGGCGAACGCATGGCACGTGTCGAAACAAAATCCGACGCGGGCTTTGTCCTCCACCCCTTCACGAATCTGAGCGAGCTCTTCAAACGTCCGGCCGAGCGTCGTCCCCTGCCCCGCAGCATTTTCGATCAAAAGGCGAACATTTTGCTTGGGGCGCTTTTCCAAGACCTGGCTCATCGCATCGGCCACACGACCGCAGCCCTGGCCGATTCCATCCCCCATATGAGCGCCCGGGTGAAAAACAATGAAATCCAAATCCAGCAATTCCGCCCGGTCCATCTCATCCAAGAAAGCCGCGATCGACCGTGCGCGCAGCGATTTGTCCGGAGAGGCCAAGTTGATCAGATAGGAGTCGTGCGCGAAGGCGAATTGAATCCCGGCTTTCGACCTCTTTTCGCGAAACTCTTCCGCCTCCTGGGACGTGAGGAGCTTTCCCTTCCATTGATTGGAGTTTTTCGTGAACAATTGAAGGGCTTGCGCTTCAATCTTCTGCGCCCGCTCGATCGCAGTGCTTACGCCCCCACCAATCGATTCATGCGCACCCAAAATGGGAGCCGTCTGATGCCGGGGCGTTTTGGCCCCTCTGGTGTCACGTGAGCGCAAGTTTTCACCGAATCTGCAAACATTTCATACCCTTATCCGGCTATTTGGCCTAGCAAAATGAATATATACGGTCATTTCGAATAGTTAGATATCCCTGCGCTGGGGGAACGCTTGGCACCGACATTGCTGGGTACTCACCATTGTCCGAGGTCTCCGCTTCCCCCTAACTTTGAGAGGAGACAGAAATCGATGCGAACAAAGCTTCTTCTGGCTTTATTGACGGTGTCCGTTGTGGGTAGGCAGCTGCACGGAACTCTGCGCCACTGCGTACGGCGTATCGTCAGCCGTCGTTTCGCTCAACGACGTAGTCATTTTCGACCAGAGCGACTTCCACAATAAAGACCAAGTTCTTTGCGAGCAGGTGTCGCTTGAGTCCGGAGAGAACACGCTGGATGCGAAGTTGACCGGTTCTCCGGGGGATAAGCTGGTCATGGATATTTACGATTGCTCCAAGGAGCCGAAGGTAAAGCTTTATGAAACCACGGCCCTGGTTCGGGACGCCGGGCCGCCGAATACGGTTTCTCGTTAAGTCGTTTTGAATCCTAGCCCTAAAAGGGGCGGCCGATTGCATCGGCCGCCCCTTTTTATTTTAATTTCAGATACTTACAAAGACATCGCGACCTAACCTCTTGGCAATCGAGGATTTGTGTGCTATGCCGCGCAGCGGCAAATGAGACCACTCCAATTAGGAGGCGATCCATGGGACGCGCAAAGTTCTTTCTCCCCTTCATTCTTTTGGCAGGTGCCGCCATTTGGGCGTCCTGCGACAGCAGCACCTCCTTTCAACCAACCGGCGGCGAGGAAGCCTTTTTTACCGTGGGCGAAACCGACGACGGAGGCGTCACCGTCACGGA
This Bdellovibrionota bacterium DNA region includes the following protein-coding sequences:
- a CDS encoding deoxyribonuclease IV, yielding MRSRDTRGAKTPRHQTAPILGAHESIGGGVSTAIERAQKIEAQALQLFTKNSNQWKGKLLTSQEAEEFREKRSKAGIQFAFAHDSYLINLASPDKSLRARSIAAFLDEMDRAELLDLDFIVFHPGAHMGDGIGQGCGRVADAMSQVLEKRPKQNVRLLIENAAGQGTTLGRTFEELAQIREGVEDKARVGFCFDTCHAFAAGYELRTKEGYEATMKELNRTVGLDHVRAFHLNDSKKGVDCRVDRHQHIGKGEIGLEAFRMLLNDPRFSGRPMVLETPKSHDLHEDIENLSTLRGLID